AGAGCTTTCCTTGAATATTTTCCTCCTTTCCTTTCTCTCTGTCTTGAGTATGTAAAAATGTTATACACTTTGCagtgaaatttattttgtgCTGTCAGTttctgttttaaattttttttttcccaaaacAAACTATTGATATTATCTCCCACCTTCTATCTTCTTATTGATCCGTTTCATTGGTCAGATATGCATCATGCTATGTGCCGACCATGGTCCTTGTGTTTCTGGTGCTCACAATACTATTGTGACAGCAAGGGCTGGGAAGGATCTAGTTTCCAGTCTTGTGTCAGGTAAATATATGCCTAATTTCTATCAATTAGTGGTGTAGGCATAAGATCTGTTGGTTGGggaaaacaaaactttgtctGCTGATAAATAATGCCATAAAACGGTTAGTAATGAGCTTCTGAATCAGGTTTGCTTACTATTGGTCCTCGATTTGGAGGTGCCATTGATGATGCTGCTCGCTACTTCAAGGATGCTCATGACAGGGTATGATTTGTACTTTTGCTGTGAAATCATAATGGGTTAAagaattagtttataatttatacaataAACTTAGAAAcaggaaattttcaaaaaatttcagGCCCTGCCTTCCTAAAAAATACTCTGCGAACTTTGGCTTTTATCTCTAACATGGTACTGTTTTCTGTGTCTTGTAGGGGCTTACACCTTATGAGTTTGTCGAAAGTATGAAGAAGAAGGGAATCCGTGTGCCAGGAATAGGGCACAGGTAACCTATTTCGttgttcatttaattaagcAATAAATATGTTATAACTGCTGTAGTGTCATAAAAGTATAAATCTAAGGCTTGATTTTTCCCTGTGAAACAGGATCAAGAATAGGGACAACAAAGATAAGAGGGTTGAGCTGCTACAGAAGTTTGCGCGCACACATTTTCCTTCTGTTAAATACATGGAATATGCTGTTCAAGTTGAAACCTACACCCTCACAAAGGCAAATAATTTAGTTCTTAACGTAGATGGTGCAATTGGATCTCTTTTCTTGGATCTTCTTGCCGGTAGTGGGATGTTCAGCAAACAAGAGATTGATGAAATTGTGGAGATTGGCTATCTGAATGGGCTCTTTGTGCTGGCACGCTCCATTGGTCTGATTGGGTGAGtttcaattaattatatacGTCTTTCATGTGAAAAGCATTTTTTTGGGTTATTGTACTTTTGGATCTTTGTGGCCTTTTTTAAGGGATGGCAATGGGTGGGGAGGGTTTAGGGATGACTATATTTTAGGGTTAGACGTCTGTCctcaaacaaaaaatttatgcCTATCCTCTTTTTATATCTTATGGGGAATcgtattttaaaatacttcttaaattattttttttacaaaaagtaaaaacaaaagcAAAGGAAACAtggtattataaaaaattgagtgTCAAACTGACAtatagttcatttttttttttcaatttcaaataaaaataataaaaaattgtaattgtataattttaagatAGAATATCTACTTAATCCAAGTATTTTCTTACAATATCGAGAGGATTTCAAATAGTAACTATATGTGtgtgaggttttttttttttcaaattttcatagtGTTATGATCCAAACAAAGTTTTCTTTTATCAGCATGATGACCTCGTAACCTACTGGATGTGCATATAGCATGTCTTTTGTGAATCTATTGAACTCAGATTTCCTATCTCCTCCAAAATATATTATGCATGGGTTGGTCTTATtcattgttatttaaaatttcaggCACACCTTTGACCAGAAGCGATTGAAGCAACCTCTTTACCGTCACCCATGGGAGGATGTTCTCTACACAAAGTGAGAAAAAATTGCgattgtgagaactttgcagtGCATTAGCAATCTTTTGGGAAATCATGCATCTGAAATATGGTGGAGTTAGACTAGTGTTGTACGGTCTATTGGTGAGGATAAATTTCATAAAGAGAGAATTTGggtcatttatatttttattgatgaacATCGATGTATGTGAATTCAATAGGAAATTATCACATAAATTGAAGCTCGTGTTGGCCAAGTTGCggaaatattttgttattaactACAAAAGTTTTAAAACACTTGGTGGACTGTTTTGTCATGCACAAATTATAACATAGGTTAAAGAaagtaagtatatatatatatatatatatatatatatatatatatatatatatatatatatatatatatatatatatatatatatatatatatatatatatatatatatatatatgtatgtacgTGTGTGTTTTgtctttataatttaaaaaatgtttattttagtcTGTTTTAAcctaatataattaatatttcacttATAATATTAACCATAGCAAATCtgtatatatgaaaattaattatgattacaTATTCGTAAATTCAGCCATTGTTTTTTAAGTATTGATTGTATTTAAGTATAAAGTGTTGCAATAGAGAAATTATTCAaacactttaaaaattaaaccatCAAGTATACCATGTAAACTTACCAAAGGTTTGTATAAAGTTTATATCAATACAAAATGCAATATAAACTTATTCAATTATACATAAATACTCTATTTATGAAagttaaatcaaaataaaatctcATTCCTCTTTCCATGCTTTAATCCGTTTGCACTTATATTTTCGTGTACATGGTGGAATTAACACAGGTTAAACCACATTAACATGCAATGGTAagttattaaaaacaaatttttatcttaaaaaatatatgaaaaagatatatctcaattaacaaaataattcaccttattcaaaattaacatacaataattaaataaatatttaattaataaatatgggtaGTAGAAATCTTTATGGTATTAAACATGAATTGTTGTGACGtagaaaaatactaaatatttgttatttttaaatcaattctaacatttgtctataaatttaaataaaatttaatgtattttccatttaaataaacttaattttattaaaaatatcaattataataaaaatatcattgtaaaatttaaataaaaattaaatttgatatatagatgaaattgattcagttttaaaaaaatcggGAGTAAATTAAGACAAGATAACAAATACAAGGACTACATAAACACTTTTCACATTCAATACCACATTACACTATCTCTATCAtgtggcacaatgtcagattgacacatgataattttttatttttcttaaatttaaaaagattaaaaagaaaactttaaaaaaataaaaaaaatttcttactGATACgtgacacataattaacacTATTATTATACTATTAACGGAAAGAATCTTATTagaacaaattttttaaaataaaaattcaattaaatcaaataaaaataaagagacttagctaaaatttcacttaaaaaatatgagGATATATGTAATGATTtaacttatcttttattatctGTCACTTTCATTTCACTGAACAGTGTCAAAATCACTTGCTGGCAAGACGCAAGTCCAACCACAAGCAAAATATCAGCACACACAAAACcacaaaaagagaaacaaaattcCAACAATAATTAACACAGTTACGGAAAGTGACAAGGCAAcccactttaaaaaataaaaaaataatatattttaattctatttaaggAAAGTTTGTCAACTTTGTCAAAATACTTTTTgtcaaaaatcattttccttaatAATACTAGtgaaaaaaatacatgtttGTACGTgtgtttgcatttttttctcgtatttttttattttaatagaaatttgagttaaaataataaagaatatataattgttaaaattaaaaaaatatatatgtatagaaaagaagtttttaaatactaaaatataaacttCAATCATAACATAGACCGTGTGTTTCTTCCTCTCTGCTTCAAAATTtttcacaaccaccaccatgaaCTGTTCCGTCCTCTCTTCCGTGGCGTCACCCACCATCCTTGCCCATTCCTCCGCCACGCCAAGAATTCACCCCTCCACCCCAAACCTTAACCGCCACAGCGTCGTTACCACCACCAAATCCGTCACACCCTCCACCCAAACTGCCACACTCCACACAGTCTTCCACCACCCTCAACCGCTTCGAATTACCACGGAATCAGTCCCGCAACACCAAATCCCTAACATTGGTTTCACCCAAATGTTTGGCTCCACCATTGTGGTCCATCCACTCTCCTTCCGCATCCTCGCTCACTCAGAAAACACGTGCAAAATTCTCGGTATTTCTCCGTTCGATCTCTGCGGCGCCGACGCTCGCTCTCTCTTCACTCGCTCCAGTGCCCTACTCCTCCAAAAAGCCTTCAAAGCACGCGAAGTGAGCCTGACGAACCCTGTGTTGATCCAGTCTCGAACCTCCGGAGAAGCTTTCCACGGCATCCTCCACCGAACCAACGCCGGAATCGTGGTGGATTTGGAGCCAGCATCATGGATCGAGAACTCCGGACTTTCAACCTTTGAATGTGGTGGTAGTGATGTTAAGCTTCTCTGCAACAGCGTTGTTGAAACCGTAAGAGAAATGACAGGGTACGATAGGGTTCTGATGTACAAGTTTCACGAGGATGAGCACGGAGAGGTGGTTGCAGAGAGGAAGAGGCCCGATCTGAAACCCTACATGGGCTTACATTTTCCCGCCGGCGATATTCCAGAGGCTTCAAGGGTTTCGTTTCTGCATAACAGGGTGAGGATGATTGTGGATCGTGACTCTTCCCCCGTGAGGGTGGTGCAGGATGAGACTCTGGTGGAGCCTGTGTGTTTGACCAAGTCAACGCTCCGTGCTCCTCATGGGTGTCACGTTGAGTACATGGCTAACATGGGGTGTGTGGGTTCTTTGGTGATAAGTGTTGTTGTTGACGGTGGCGAGGGTGGCATGAAGCTGTGGGGACTCCTTATTTGCCACCATGCTTCTCCTAAGCTTCTTTCTTTTCCTCTGAGAAGTGCTTGTGAGTCTGTGGTGCAGGCCTTTGGGGAAGGGTTGAAGATGGAGAAACAGAGTCCTGTGGAGGAATCTTCTGCTTTGTGCTTCCGTTGAGTGCTTTTCCTGTACTTCGTTCGTTGCTTTTCGTATAATGTTAATCGCCATTAACGTTGTTGTGGTGATGACGTGCTCTGTGTCTTTTCTTTGACTGGCTTGCTTAAGATTATTCATCAAATATCTTCCTGCACTTCATCACAGCTTTTCAAACGATTTTATTCGAAATAGGAGTTGAGTGTTTTTCGGAAAAATATTTCGAAAATTGGTAAGATGTATTTCCGAAAATAAAATCCGATTGATGGATACAGACAAAACAAATTGATTGGATGCGAAAAACAGCCTTAAATTTGCGGCCTGTAAAAGATAAGTAGGATGGCTGGTATGCAATcctaaaatagaaaatttgcCCCCACGGTCCACATTTTAATTTTCCAGGATGGCACgctgtatattttatttaagtagatagcatagtttttaaaataggttACAATTCGATTATCGAATTTATTTCTGAactggttttttattttttatttttgttttttaatatttataaaaatagaaaaagagaaaaataaagaaaaataagttaaaatagaaaaaaattcattatagtaataatatttgtttagtgttgcaacttttaaaaaaaattaaaatatatatctttatttaaataaattacttaataaACTTTTGGCGCAGaaagttgaaaaaataaaagagtattTTTCAAAAACGAGTCAGTctacaagttttttttaaaaattgttttttattttgtttagggttaaatatgtttttggtcccttaactttaagtaaattttggaattagtccattttgaaactttgaatcaatttagtccttcatcttttgaaatacgtggatttagtccttttaatcaaattttgttaagtttatttaacatttcaaacgcgtttcacagtagtatttgacttaacattaaagcaaaaatgtgtcaaacagtataaacaactcaaatacaatcttaaaatgtgtacgaaacatcaaataaacctaacaaaatttgattaaaaggactaaatccacggattccgaaagatgaaggattaaattagtctaaagtttcaaaatggactaattccaaaattcactgaaagttaagggaccaaaaacatatttaacccttttgtttatatatatattaacaaaatttaattatatcttttaatttttaatgaattaattaatatttctaataagataaattaaaataataattatttttacgtATTAAATTATTCTACTATATTAATTAGAATTTTGTAAGTTTTAATACTGTTGATCTTtcgaataatataataaaaatttaacattttaactattttttattttacttttcaattaaaaaataattaattgatgaaTCAACATGTACTTTTATACTTTTCTAGTTTGGTGAGGTCAACCAGATAAGTTAAGGCGAATAAGCACTTAATTCATCAAATCTTAGGAGGTTGATgcattgttttttatattaagagtcactttattatgttttatgataaactaaaaatactaaaattaaaattcgggaataatatttaaaatttatcaataaattaaaattattgacggtcaaaaattcatataaattttaCGCATTAAAAAATTTCGTcgataatgttataaatttgtcattaattaTATGTGAATAATAATTCATCGGCAATTATCAATAGAAAAATTTAATCGTGAAATATCACGATTTGATTATTGTTCTTTCTATCCTCTGCCTCAACTGCCATCACTGTGTCGACTTCTCTGATTCAATTGTTTCCATTGTTGTCGATTTCTCCGCCTCAGTTGTTCTCCACTTCCTCCTTTTCTTACCCCTTTTCCTTTATTACGCCACTGCACAGTTGTTGGAGCTAGAGCTACGTTACCTCTTACCTCTGACCCTATTCTTTTTCTCCTCCTCCTTCctttcttcttgtttttttttttttttctcacatatctttaattaatttataaacttttttttttcagatttgacAAGAAATATTGTGCTCATTTATCGGAGAAGTTTAcaacaaaaatgataaaaaagtttaaaattttatataaaacagtAAATAACTAATTAGATATTggcataaaaaatattaaaaattatattttatttaaaattacaatctTTCAAAGTTAATCTTTCATTTTGAATGTTAACATTAAGTTAAtatcctttattttataatcatatttattattattaataataaaaatataattgtagtGTGAGAATTAATCTGGTCTTTAACTATCCAAAAGCTGATTTGGTCTTTAACGGTCCAAAAGTCAATCTAGTGTTTGAACCAAAATCAAAAGGCTGATTTGTAGGGTTGCACAAAAATAACTTAACTGTACTATACTTAAGTTAACTGTATTgttttaaaccaaaaataactgaattattaatagtaaaattaaattgtacaattctttaattaaagtttgaaaaattgtaCTGCAAATAGTTAATTGTTCACACTCAATGCACTGAACTGtaatttttcctttctcttGAATCTCATTCAGTCCACAAGTAGTGAAACACTTTTGATTCAACCACCACCGAGATTCAACCACCACCAAGACAGATCGAAGTTTCATGTCTCCGTCGCCTCGCTGCCGTCGAAGGTTGTGCCACCGTCGAAGGTTGTGCCATCATCGAAGGTTGCGCCAACGTCGAAGGTTGCCGTCGTCGAAGGTTATCTCTTTATATCTTTAGGTTTTTATTtcgcttcttcttttttctccaaTTCGATCATTCTAATCTTTTATTGGGATGAACCTGTTAGCATCTCTACCGTAGCATCAAAGTGTGCATTCAGTACAGGAGGAAGGGTGGTTAATTCTTATCGTAGTTGCCTAACACCTAAAATAGTGGAAGTACTTGTTTGCACACAAGATTGGTTAAGAGGAACACCTTTCTCTATACTTTTTAATGAGGATCCTAAagagcttgatgaatttgaacaAGGTGAGTTTATATGAAAActtaatatactttttagttgatatttttaaatttattttaagttttcaaaaattatgatttttttttgtagatataaCTTCTCAAAGACGAAGTGGGACCTTCAAGTGCAATTAATTTAGATGATTGAAGATGTATTAAGATGTATTAAcattttgatgttgtttatgGGAGAACCTACGGGAGAACCTATGTATTaagatgtataaatattttgattttggtgtattgaagtatgatgcatatttcaagtattatttcctaagcactttcaaatgataaactttagattattattgcgtagtacaatcatatgtaattagtgcaattcggttcaaaatagtgtaattcagttcaaaaatagtgcaattcagtttaaaatcaatgcaatttggttcaaaaatagtacaattcggttaaaaaatagtgaagtttattcaaaatcagtgcaatttggttcaaaaacaatgtagttaagttaaagattagtgcaattcagttcaaaaatagtgcacttcagttcaaaaatagtgcaattcagttcaaaaataatgTAGTTCAGTTCTGACGTAGTACAGTTCATAAAATAATTCAGTTTATAACAGTGTTCAGTTCATATTATAATGTAgtgtagtgcagttcagtttagtttatttttattttatttatttatttctaattattataaaaaaacaaaatttaatgatCTAAAAGTATACACGTGCATTGTATATAGAAAGAGGAAAGACCGAGagaaaacttattttatcaATCTACCTCTTCATCGAGATAACAAAtgcattttatttatagaatataATAAGTGAAAATTTAACATTATATAACAACCAACAAAACAGTTATCATATGATATGTCTTTGTAGTAATGTTTTTCAATTAAAGTTGAAGTTTTACTTTAATAGTCACCcccaataaattattttattaaatataattacttattgTGAAGATGAGACTGTAGATTTGAACTTGactaataaattataagaaaagtATAATAAGACTGTGTCTAGTTCTTGCTATTTTCTCAAATGTAAGATAATTTATTTCTCTCtcaaatataaattagttttctttGTGGTAATAATTTAAAGTTTCACAAGCTCCATCTGTGTTTTGTAGAGACACGTAGggtcagaaaagaaaaaacagggGTCACATAGCATTATTGCTCTCTATTATTTATCCACATCAAATTCAAAACATACCCTTCACTCTGGTACTAAATCTTCACTTTTTTGTCTTCTGCTTAAAAACGTTTTCAATTTCGTCGTGCAATTATTTAGAAGAGCCACAGCACAGGTAACAGTAATGGCTCTTGAAAACATCTGAGGGAGagattcaaattttaattaatatgcatgataGTAGTAGTTATCACTATCCAAGTTGAGAACAAGATTATAGTGAAACTCAGAGTTCCTACACCAGAATTCTCTTCTGGTTTGTGTTTCTCTTGATCCTTCTCTTTCGTACTCAATCTATTATGGTTGCTTAACATATGTAGCGTATTGAATCTATGTTTCATTTCAACTGATATTGATGTTACATTTTGAATGTAATAACTTTTGGTATGTTAATGTTGCAAATGTGTTTCCTTCTGCAATGTAGAAagatttatctttttcttcGCCATGGCCACTGGACAACTATTCTCACGTACTACACAAGCTTTACTTTACAACTACAAGCAACTTCCCATCCAACAGATGCTTGATTTTGACTTCATTTCTCGTTAGTATAAGTTCCAGCGTTTTTTCTTCTATGAGGATTACTGAAAATGATAAACTgacattattatttgttcttatAATGCTAATGGaagttctgatttttttttcatatataggAAGGGAAACACCATCAGTTGCTGGAATCATTAACCCTGGTTCTGAAGGATTTCAAAAAACCTTTTTTGGTCAGCAGGAAATTGTCATCCCAGTTCATGCTACGTATGTGTTGCTCATATACACAAATTGCATGACCTTTTGCAGCTTCAATTTTGGATTTGGTTGAGTTTAGttgttttctttctattttgcAGCATTGAAGCAGCTTGTGCTGCACATCCTACTGCTGATGTCTTCATCAACTTTGCTTCACACAGAAGGTCAGAAAATTATTCTGAGTCTATGATATATATCTTGTTGCACAACTACAatcaaattttttatgaaaatatgtaCAAATTTCCCACATGCAGTGCTGGTGGATCGTCCATGTCTGCTTTGAAGCAAGCAACGATTAGAGTTGTTGTTGTGATTGCTGAAGGAGTAGCTGAGTCAGACACTAAGCAATTGATAGCGTATGCCCGTGCAAATAATAAGGTGGAAATTGATTGAGATATTGATGAAGTTAATAGctataaaataacttattttggTGCTTTTGATTTGGTAGGTTGTTATTGGTCCAGGCAGTGTTGGAGGTATTCAAGCAGGTGCTTTTAAAATTGGTGACGCAGCTGGAACAATTGACAACATAATTCACTGCAAACTCTACAGACCTGGATCTGTTGGATTTGTTTCTAAATCTGTATGTATCTATTCACTTTCTGCATATCTAGACGCCATTCTTCAGATTAGGATGCATATTTTCTTGCAGTGCCATACATAAGCTTATGATAATCTTGTGCCAAACGGTatgttttttacaaatattcaaTGTAGGCTATGACAGAAGGCAAGTTTTTGAATTACAGGGTGAGATATTCAATGAATTATGCAACAGCATTGCTCGTGTAACTGATGGGATTTATGAAGGTATTTATATACTGATTTTGTCTTTTCTGATCTGTTCATAACATTATTTAGGTGGCCTAAAATTTCTAACCAGGTCCAAACTGGCCACAACAATTTACGGTCCATATCTGATGTATTATTGGATAATTAGGTACCACATCTGAACCTGTATTAAGTGATATCTTGTTTCACTGTAGGCATTGCCATTGGAGGAGATGATTGTCCTGGTTCCACACTTTCTGACCATGTTTTACGCTTTAACAACATACCACAGGTaatgcttttctttttcttgaggaGTAACCCTAAAATGTGTGTATCCAATAAGCAACTTctatgacaataatttataaaattcttttGTGTTTTTACAAGAATGTTATAAATTATGACCAAGACCCTTAAGTATTTGTATGttagattaaaattatagtAGTACTTGGAGAGCATGATGGGTGTGATGAGTATTCCATAGTGGAAGCCCTAAAACAGGGGAAAGTATCAAAGCCTGTGGTTGCCTGGGTTAGTGAGACATGTGCA
This portion of the Vigna unguiculata cultivar IT97K-499-35 chromosome 6, ASM411807v1, whole genome shotgun sequence genome encodes:
- the LOC114186708 gene encoding phytochrome B-like gives rise to the protein MNCSVLSSVASPTILAHSSATPRIHPSTPNLNRHSVVTTTKSVTPSTQTATLHTVFHHPQPLRITTESVPQHQIPNIGFTQMFGSTIVVHPLSFRILAHSENTCKILGISPFDLCGADARSLFTRSSALLLQKAFKAREVSLTNPVLIQSRTSGEAFHGILHRTNAGIVVDLEPASWIENSGLSTFECGGSDVKLLCNSVVETVREMTGYDRVLMYKFHEDEHGEVVAERKRPDLKPYMGLHFPAGDIPEASRVSFLHNRVRMIVDRDSSPVRVVQDETLVEPVCLTKSTLRAPHGCHVEYMANMGCVGSLVISVVVDGGEGGMKLWGLLICHHASPKLLSFPLRSACESVVQAFGEGLKMEKQSPVEESSALCFR